One stretch of Streptomyces sp. A2-16 DNA includes these proteins:
- a CDS encoding serine/threonine-protein kinase: MSTLIGQGGMGQVWTAYDRRLDRRVAVKLLRPDKVAGQEADELRRRFVRECRVTAQVDHPGLVTVHDAGSEGEELFLVMQYVDGADLSDHLAEHDPYPWQWAVAVAAQLCAVLSAVHAVPIVHRDLKPRNVMVKQDGTVTVLDLGVASVMDTDTTRLTHTGSPIGSPAYMAPEQAMGGAVGPYTDLYALGVLLHELLSGDVPFAGSTALGVLHRHLYEPPLPVRRTRPEVPEALEALVLRLLAKDPQHRPASAQDVYEDLALLLPARGMPTGAPLDPTRPFLRPHAPWPDRARTPAPQPAPVTPVPEKAEKPDVARAVDEVKRLLGEGRITQAVDILGAILPTAAEQHGANSPVVRTLRKQYAATLMDDGQYRRALPELRRLADERAAEAGHADPQSLRFRYDAAQCLEQLGEPAAALAEYRALLPYYENQYVAGDPQLAHDVRRRIGHLLLALGDRAAAHDTLARLLHDVERLHGPGDPLAVEIRRTLQWLGQVRG; this comes from the coding sequence CTGTCCACGCTCATCGGACAGGGCGGCATGGGCCAGGTGTGGACGGCGTACGACCGGCGACTCGACCGGCGCGTGGCGGTGAAGCTGCTGCGCCCCGACAAGGTCGCCGGGCAGGAGGCGGACGAGCTGCGCCGCAGGTTCGTGCGGGAGTGCCGGGTGACCGCGCAGGTCGACCACCCCGGGCTCGTCACCGTGCACGACGCGGGCAGTGAGGGCGAGGAGCTGTTCCTCGTCATGCAGTACGTCGACGGCGCGGACCTCTCCGACCATCTCGCCGAGCACGACCCGTACCCCTGGCAGTGGGCGGTCGCGGTCGCCGCGCAACTGTGCGCCGTGCTCAGCGCCGTGCACGCCGTGCCGATCGTCCACCGCGACCTCAAGCCGCGCAATGTGATGGTGAAGCAGGACGGCACCGTCACCGTCCTCGACCTCGGAGTCGCCTCCGTCATGGACACCGACACCACCCGCCTCACCCACACCGGCTCCCCGATCGGCTCGCCCGCCTACATGGCCCCCGAGCAGGCGATGGGCGGCGCGGTCGGCCCGTACACCGACCTGTACGCACTCGGCGTACTGCTGCACGAACTCCTCAGCGGAGACGTACCGTTCGCGGGCTCCACGGCGCTCGGCGTGCTGCACCGGCACCTGTACGAGCCCCCGCTGCCCGTGCGCCGCACCCGCCCCGAAGTCCCCGAGGCCCTGGAAGCGCTCGTCCTGAGGCTGCTCGCCAAGGACCCGCAGCACCGCCCGGCGTCCGCGCAGGACGTGTACGAGGACCTGGCGCTCCTCCTGCCCGCGCGCGGGATGCCCACCGGAGCACCCCTCGACCCCACGCGCCCCTTCCTGCGCCCGCACGCCCCGTGGCCGGACCGCGCCCGCACGCCCGCGCCCCAGCCCGCTCCGGTCACACCGGTCCCGGAGAAGGCCGAGAAGCCGGATGTCGCGCGCGCGGTCGACGAGGTCAAGCGACTCCTCGGCGAGGGCCGCATCACCCAGGCCGTCGACATCCTGGGCGCGATCCTGCCCACGGCCGCCGAGCAGCACGGCGCGAACTCCCCGGTCGTACGCACCCTGCGCAAGCAGTACGCCGCCACCCTCATGGACGACGGCCAGTACCGGCGCGCACTGCCCGAACTGCGCCGCCTGGCCGACGAACGGGCCGCCGAGGCCGGCCACGCCGACCCGCAGTCCCTGCGCTTCCGCTACGACGCCGCCCAGTGCCTGGAACAGCTCGGCGAACCGGCGGCGGCACTGGCCGAATACCGAGCCCTGCTGCCGTACTACGAGAACCAGTACGTGGCCGGCGACCCCCAGCTCGCCCATGACGTCCGCCGCCGCATCGGCCACCTTCTGCTCGCCCTCGGCGACCGCGCCGCCGCCCACGACACCCTCGCGCGCCTGCTGCACGACGTGGAACGGCTCCATGGACCGGGCGACCCGCTCGCGGTGGAGATCCGCCGGACGCTCCAGTGGCTCGGCCAGGTACGCGGCTAG
- a CDS encoding glycoside hydrolase domain-containing protein, translating into MSSRSSHRQSKKRRYITWGVAGAAVVAGAGLAAQSSMAATTWPAQKTYTGRAFDTCAAPSLAAMKAWHGGLYGAAAVYVGGKNRGCSQPNLTASWVKSVSTAGWKLIPLYVGAQPPCQSGSNPEKLTASTASSLGATDGADAVAKASALGMRIGSPIYLDMEAYDITNKACNDAVLTYVRAFDKTLRAKTYRAGFYGFTSSSAKAIANATDRTDLPGNLWYALWDKQNTTTTDWPFGRTQYTDHSRGHQYLVNSKETRNGYTITVDRDAWDGPVAVTG; encoded by the coding sequence ATGTCGTCCAGGTCCAGCCATCGGCAGTCGAAGAAGCGCAGATACATCACCTGGGGCGTCGCCGGGGCCGCAGTGGTCGCCGGCGCCGGCCTCGCCGCGCAGAGCTCGATGGCCGCGACCACCTGGCCCGCGCAGAAGACGTACACCGGCCGCGCCTTCGACACCTGCGCCGCCCCCTCCCTGGCCGCGATGAAGGCCTGGCACGGCGGCCTCTACGGCGCCGCCGCCGTCTACGTCGGCGGCAAGAACCGCGGCTGCTCCCAGCCCAACCTCACCGCCTCCTGGGTCAAGTCGGTCAGCACCGCCGGCTGGAAGCTCATCCCGCTCTACGTCGGCGCCCAGCCGCCCTGCCAGAGCGGCTCCAACCCCGAGAAACTCACCGCCTCCACCGCCTCCTCCCTCGGCGCGACCGACGGCGCGGACGCGGTCGCCAAGGCCTCCGCGCTCGGCATGAGGATCGGCAGCCCGATCTACCTGGACATGGAGGCGTACGACATCACGAACAAGGCGTGCAACGACGCCGTGCTCACCTATGTGCGCGCCTTCGACAAGACCCTGCGCGCCAAGACGTACCGCGCGGGCTTCTACGGCTTCACCAGTTCCAGCGCCAAGGCGATCGCCAACGCGACGGACAGGACCGACCTGCCGGGCAACCTCTGGTACGCGCTGTGGGACAAGCAGAACACCACGACGACGGACTGGCCGTTCGGCAGGACCCAGTACACCGATCACAGCCGCGGCCATCAGTACCTGGTCAACAGCAAGGAGACGCGGAACGGCTACACCATCACCGTCGACCGCGACGCCTGGGACGGCCCGGTGGCCGTCACCGGCTGA